The segment GATAAATTAAAAATACTTACTGATGCAGAAGGATTACCAAATCACTACAAAGCTGTGGAGAAGAGATTAAAATGAATAAGAAATTCCAAAAAAGATTAAATGAATTAGGAAATCTTTCTGGATATCAAAAACCAACTAAAGTTGATGATGTACTAAAACTAGACTCAAACGAAAATCTTGCAATTAAAAAAGAATTCCAAACTGAATTAATTCGTGAAGCTCAAAAACGTTCAGACATTAGAACATATCCCCTTGGCGGAGTTGAAAATTTAATCAGTTCTCTTGCAAAATATTTGAAAGTACCAAAAAATATGATTTCAGTTGGAAATGGTTCTGATCAAATACTTGATTTAATTCTAGCAAATTTTTGTACAAAATTAACAAAAATCCTAACATCTGATCCTACATTTGGATTCTTTGAAGAAAGATGCAAACTTTACTCTATAAAACAAGTTACAATTCCATTTTCAAAAAATATGGATTTACGCATTGAAGATTTTATTAAAAAAGCAAAATCTGTAGATATGATTTATCTTGATTCTCCAAACAATCCAACTGGATTCCAATTTTCTAATAAAGACTTGGAAAAATTAATCAAATCTTTCTCTGGACCTATAATAATTGATGAAGCATATGGCGAATTCTCAAATTCTTCTGTTCTTAGTCTAGTTAAAAAATACCCCAACGTGATTTTAGTAAAAACTTTGTCTAAAGCATTCGGATTGGCTGGATTACGTATAGGGTATATGATTGCCGACAAAAAATTTACTGAAGTTTTCTCAAATGTTATTCAATATCCATATCCACTAAATACACTCGCTATTGAATGTGGAATTTTGGCTATAGAAAAATCAAAACAAATTATATCTATTTTTGAAATCATCAAAAAACAGAGAGCGAGAATAATAAAAAATTTAAAAAAATATGATGCTTTTGATGTTTTTGATTCTAATGCAAATTTTGTATTATTTGATGCAAAAGGTGCTGATACACGAGTATACAATGCATTAATTGAACAAGGAATTTCTATTAGAAAACTTGGAAAATTGGCTTCACACAAAGGATGTTTGCGTGTAACAATTGGTACTCCTGATATGAACTCTAAATTTTTACTTGCAATACGTGATCTTATAGAATGACCAAAGAAATTTTCATTTCTAATGATATATCTCAGAAAATCCAGAAATTTGATTCAATAATATTTGATTGTGATGGAGTCTTAGTTGATATTAGAAATTCATATGATCATGCAATCAATAAAACAATTTCTGCAATAATGAAAGAATTGTTTAATGATGAAATAGGTGATGTCGTAACATCAAAAATTCACTTTGGTTTAAAATCTGTTGGAGGATTTAATGATGAAGTTGCAGTAGTGTATGCTATAGTCATGACATTGGCTGCTTCCAAAAAGTCTGAAATTGAATTTGAAAAATTAATTGTTGATGTAATTAGTAACGCTAATGAATCTGGCATTAATTCTATTGATGATTATTTCAAAGACCGAAATATAGATCTTATAGAAATTAAATCAAAATTAGATTATGAAAATTCTCGTAAAGTGAGTTATATACACAAAATTTTCAATCAATTGTTTTATGGACCAAAATTATATGAAGAAATTTCTAATGAAAAATCTCAATTCTATGATGAACCCTTAATTGATCTAGATGATATAGTCTTAGATGACAATCTTATGCTTAAATTAAAAAATAGATTTGGTACTAAAATCTCTACTGTAACTGGAAGAGGAAAATTTGCGTTTTCATATTCAATGAAAAAATTTTTAGATAATTTTGATATGGAAAACTCAGTATTTCTAGAAGATCGTCCATTGAACCTGGCAAAACCAAATCCCGAATCTCTAATAGAATCAATTTCTAAAATTAATTCGAAATGTTCTCTATACATTGGCGATTCAATGGAGGATCTTTTGATGGTTCAAAAATGTCAGGAACAAGGTTATGATGTATCATTTTGTGGTATTTATGGTTCTAGTGATGAACCGAAATTAAAATATGAATTATTTCAAAAGAATGACGCACCATTTATTCTTGAATCAATACAAGAACTTCCGAAGGCATTAAATCTGGTATGATGGAAACTAAACAAGTATTATGAAACCTAGAAAAACAAGCATCAAACGAGAAACCAAAGAAACCAGTGTTTCAATAACCATTAATCTGGATGGAACTGGCAAAACCACAATCAATACAGGTATAAAATTCCTAGATCACTTGATTGGTTCTTTTGGTAAGCACTCGATGATGGATTTGGTTGTTAAGGCAAAATCAAGAGATGGAATTGAACACCACTTGATTGAAGATACAGGCATAACTATTGGAAGTGCAATTGATAAGGCGTTAGGAAATAGAAGTGGAATTACAAGATTCAGTTTCTCATCTGTACCTATGGATGAAGCTCTAGCTGAAACATCACTTGATTTAGTAAAAAGACAATATCACAAAATAACTCTCTCAACCAAAAGAACAAAGATTGAGGGTATATCCAAAGAAGATCTAGAACACTTTTTCTTCTCTCTTGCGCAAAATCTGAATTGTTGTATTCATGTTACTGTAAAGTATGGAGATAATGATCACCACAAAGTTGAAGCTGCCATAAAATCAATGGCAGTAGCAATACGTAATGCAGCATCAAATGATCCTAAACAAAAAGGTATACCAAGTACTAAAGGCGCAATGTAATGGTAAGTGTAGCAATATTTGATTATGGAGCAGGAAATATCTTTAGTCTAAAGACTTCACTTGAAAAAAATGGTGCCAGTGTTGATATTATTACCAGTTTTGATCAATCAAAAAAATATGATGGTTTATTGTTGCCTGGTGTAGGAAATTTTGATCCTGCAATTAGAAGCATTAGAGATTATTCTGCATTGGGATTCCATGATTTTGTAAAAGAAAAAATTCCAGTTCTTGGAATATGTCTAGGAATGGAGATGTTTTTCAAGCAAAGTCAAGAAGGAAAGGAAAAAGGTCTAGATGTAATGAATGGCGAAGTTGTATTACTTCCAAATGATATGAAAATTCCACATATGGGTTGGAATAGTTTAGAAATTACAAAAGATAGTAAAATTCTTGAAGGAGTAGAGAATAATTCATGGGTTTACTTCGTTCATTCCTATAGGGCCAAGCCTGATAATTCAGATATTATTGTGGCTAATGCAGATTATGGAATAAAAGTTCCTGCTGTTGTAGAAGATAATTTATTTTTCGGAACTCAATTTCATCCTGAAAAATCAGGTAAAATTGGATCATTAATGATTCAAAACTTTCTTAGAGTGTGCAGTAAATGAAAATAATCCCTGCAATTGATTTGATGGACGGTAAAGTTGTCCGCTTGTATAAAGGTGATCCTAAAAACAAAATAATTTACAGTAACAATCCTGTAGAAATTGCAAAAAAATGGGAATCACTTGGAGGTGATATCTTACATATTGTTGATTTAGATGCAACCTTAGGCAGTGGTGAGAATTCTAAAATTATTAAAGAAATTTCTGAAAACACATCAATTCCGTTGCAGGTTGCAGGTGGCCTACGAACTGAAGAAAAAATTTCTGAAGTTCTAGATTTTGCTTCCCGTGCCGTAATTGGAACAATTGCAATGCAACTTAAAGAAAGTGAGCAAGATAATATTCTAAGTGATTTTATCCAAACATTTGGTTCTGAACGAATTGTAATTTCCATTGATCATGTGGATGGAAAAATTGTTACTCATGGATGGCAAAATAACACTGGTATTGATCTATATGATGCAACAAATGAGTTTGTCAACTATGGGTTTACCGAATTTTTAACCACAAATGTTTCAAAGGATGGGACCTTGGAAGGACCTGATATTGAATCACTAAAAAAAATATGCCAAATAAAAAAGTGTAATGCAATTGCCAGTGGTGGAATATCTAAAATGCAAGATATTCAAGATGTTAATGAAATTGATCCATTTGGAGTAATTCTAGGAAAGGCACTTTATGAAGGGCTAGTTTCAATAGAGGAGGCAAAGAAAATTGGTTCTAACTAAGCGTATAATTCCGTGTTTGGATGTTGCAAATGGACGAGTTGTAAAAGGATTAAATTTTGAATCAATAAAAGATGCAGGTGATCCTGTACAATTAGCTGAAAAATATTCTAATGAAGGCGCAGATGAACTAGTTTTTCTAGATATTACTGCCTCATCTGAACAACGTGAAACCATAAAATCACTAGTTAAAAAAATTGCAGAAGTAATTGACATTCCATTTACGGTTGGCGGTGGAGTTAAATCATTACAACATGCAAGAGATATTTTGCTTAATGGTGCTGATAAAGTTGCAATTAACACTGGAGCTGTAAAAAATCCTGAAGTC is part of the Candidatus Nitrosopelagicus brevis genome and harbors:
- the hisC gene encoding histidinol-phosphate transaminase codes for the protein MNKKFQKRLNELGNLSGYQKPTKVDDVLKLDSNENLAIKKEFQTELIREAQKRSDIRTYPLGGVENLISSLAKYLKVPKNMISVGNGSDQILDLILANFCTKLTKILTSDPTFGFFEERCKLYSIKQVTIPFSKNMDLRIEDFIKKAKSVDMIYLDSPNNPTGFQFSNKDLEKLIKSFSGPIIIDEAYGEFSNSSVLSLVKKYPNVILVKTLSKAFGLAGLRIGYMIADKKFTEVFSNVIQYPYPLNTLAIECGILAIEKSKQIISIFEIIKKQRARIIKNLKKYDAFDVFDSNANFVLFDAKGADTRVYNALIEQGISIRKLGKLASHKGCLRVTIGTPDMNSKFLLAIRDLIE
- a CDS encoding HAD family hydrolase — encoded protein: MTKEIFISNDISQKIQKFDSIIFDCDGVLVDIRNSYDHAINKTISAIMKELFNDEIGDVVTSKIHFGLKSVGGFNDEVAVVYAIVMTLAASKKSEIEFEKLIVDVISNANESGINSIDDYFKDRNIDLIEIKSKLDYENSRKVSYIHKIFNQLFYGPKLYEEISNEKSQFYDEPLIDLDDIVLDDNLMLKLKNRFGTKISTVTGRGKFAFSYSMKKFLDNFDMENSVFLEDRPLNLAKPNPESLIESISKINSKCSLYIGDSMEDLLMVQKCQEQGYDVSFCGIYGSSDEPKLKYELFQKNDAPFILESIQELPKALNLV
- the hisB gene encoding imidazoleglycerol-phosphate dehydratase HisB encodes the protein MKPRKTSIKRETKETSVSITINLDGTGKTTINTGIKFLDHLIGSFGKHSMMDLVVKAKSRDGIEHHLIEDTGITIGSAIDKALGNRSGITRFSFSSVPMDEALAETSLDLVKRQYHKITLSTKRTKIEGISKEDLEHFFFSLAQNLNCCIHVTVKYGDNDHHKVEAAIKSMAVAIRNAASNDPKQKGIPSTKGAM
- the hisH gene encoding imidazole glycerol phosphate synthase subunit HisH, translating into MVSVAIFDYGAGNIFSLKTSLEKNGASVDIITSFDQSKKYDGLLLPGVGNFDPAIRSIRDYSALGFHDFVKEKIPVLGICLGMEMFFKQSQEGKEKGLDVMNGEVVLLPNDMKIPHMGWNSLEITKDSKILEGVENNSWVYFVHSYRAKPDNSDIIVANADYGIKVPAVVEDNLFFGTQFHPEKSGKIGSLMIQNFLRVCSK
- a CDS encoding HisA/HisF-related TIM barrel protein, which codes for MKIIPAIDLMDGKVVRLYKGDPKNKIIYSNNPVEIAKKWESLGGDILHIVDLDATLGSGENSKIIKEISENTSIPLQVAGGLRTEEKISEVLDFASRAVIGTIAMQLKESEQDNILSDFIQTFGSERIVISIDHVDGKIVTHGWQNNTGIDLYDATNEFVNYGFTEFLTTNVSKDGTLEGPDIESLKKICQIKKCNAIASGGISKMQDIQDVNEIDPFGVILGKALYEGLVSIEEAKKIGSN